The genomic region GGGTATCTGCCAGTTTCAGGCCGATATCACGTAGCAGTTTTTTCGCTGGGTTCGTGCCCACAAAGAGTTCACGGAACCCCTGCATACCTGCGAGCATCATCGCCGCACTGTGTTTGCGGCTACGTTCATAGCGGCGTAAATAGAGATACTGCCCAATATCTTTACCCTGACGGTGCAGTCGCTTCAGCTCGTCAATCAGTTCAGCGGCATCCATAAAGCCGAGATTAACCCCCTGCCCCGCCAGCGGATGGATGGTATGCGCAGCATCACCCACCAGCGCCAGACGATGTGCAGCAAACTGACGCGCGTATCGCCCGGTCAGCGGGAACACCTGCCGTTCGCTTTCCACGCGGCACAGCCCCAGGCGGTTATCAAACGCGATAGTAAGCGCCTGGTTAAATTCTTCCTCATCTGCCTGCTGCATGCGCGCAGCCTCTTCGGGCGAAAGCGACCAGACAATAGAACACAGGTGCGGATCGCTTAAGGGTAAAAATGCCAGAATGCCTTCACCGTGAAACGCCTGGCGAGCCACTGCGCCGTGTGCCTCTTGGGTACGAATAGTCGCGACCAGCGCATGGTGACCGTAATCCCAGTACGTCAGCGGAATATCTGCTTTATTACGCAGCCACGAATTCGCGCCGTCTGCGCCAATCACCAGGCGCGCCGTCAGCATTGAACCGTCTTTTAGCGTCAGGAAGGTTTCATTTTCGCCCCAGGCCACCTGCTGCAATTCCGCAGGCGCCATGAGTGTAATATCGGCAGACTGCTGTGCTTTTTGCCAGAGTGTATAATGGATCACCGTATTTTCGACGATATGTCCGAGGTGGCTATAGCCCATGCTTTTGTCGTCAAATTCAATGCGGCCAAAGCTGTCTTGATCCCACACTTCCATGCCGTGATAGCAACTGGCACGGCGGGAAACAATGTCTGACCATACGCCAAGACGGCTGAGCAGTTTTTCGCTGGCAGCGTTAATCGCCGACACGCGAAGCGCAGGTGCGGCATCCGCTGCAAGCGGCTGCGGCTCTCGCTGTTCAAGCACAGCAACCCGTAAACCGCTGCCCTGGAGTCCGCAGGCAACGGCAAGGCCCACCATCCCGCCGCCAACAATTGCTACATCAACACTTTGCACTGTTTACTCCTGGTCAAAAAACAACTTTCGTAGGCCTGATAAGCGAAGCGTCATCAGGCTATCTGCCATTCGTGCCGGATGGCGGCTGCGCCTTATCCGGCCTACAGCCAGCTCCTTACCCGTAGGCCTGATAAGCGAAGCGCCATCAGGCAATTTCCCACGTATTCCGAATGCGACAGGTCATGATTACCGTGCGACCCAGCCAAGCGTTCGCTTAGCCAGCGCATCGCGCGCAGGTGGGGTTAACTCCATCGCCATCAACCCCACATTCCGGCCAACAACCAGCGGCGCCCAGCGGTTCGCAAACAGGTGCACCAGACTATCCGTTATGCCCACCGTTGCCTCGCGGTCAGGCTGGCGGCGCGTCTGATACGCTGAAAGAATTTTGTAATCACCCGGATCTTCACCCGATTGATGCGCCTGTACCACTGTTTCGGCAAGGCTCATCACGTCACGCAGACCAAGGTTAAAGCCCTGCCCCGCGATGGGGTGCAGCGTCTGGGCCGCATTGCCCACCAACACGGTTCGATGGCTAAATGCCTTTGCCGCTGTGGTCAGGGAAAGCGGGTAAACGCTACGCTTGCCCGCCTGGGTAATCCGTCCCAACCGCCAGCCAAACGCCGACTGGAGTTCATGGCAGAACCGTTCATCAGACCAGGCCAGGATTTCGTCTCGTTGCTCCAACGGATGACACCACACCAACGAACAGCGGCCCTCAGTCATCGGCAGCATTGCCAGTGGCCCGTGCTGCGTAAAGCGCTCAAAGGCACGGCCACCATGGGGAACCGACGTGGTAACGTTGGCAATCACCGCCAGCTGATCATACGGTTCTTGTTGCCAGTCAACGCCGCAGGCCGTTGCCAGCGCTGAACGCGTTCCGTCTGCCGCCACCATCACGCGCCCATTGATAGTCAGGCCGCTTTCCAGCGTTACACTTACCTGCTCCTCGGTGCGCGCCACGTTAGCAACGCGATCCGGGCAGTGCAGCGTGACGCCCGGCGCTTTGCGCAACAGCGCAAACAGGCGCAAACCCACGTCATGCAGTTCGACGACCTGCCCCAGAGCGGGGAGACGATAATCATCAGCATCGAGCGTCACAAAGCCCGCGTGGCCGCGATCGCTCACGTGTACCGTCTTAATGGCGGTGGCACAATCGGCAATCGTCTGCCACAGGCCGATGCGCGCCAGTTGTTGGCAGGTGCCCGCCGCCAGCGCAATCGCCCTGGCATCAAAACCGGGATGACTGTCTGCCTCGGGGTTCGCCGCTTCAATCAGGTGAACGGGCAGCGTTCCCTGACTCAGTCGGGAAATGGCCAGCGCCAGCGTCGCGCCCACCATTCCGCCGCCAACAATGATTACGCTCATGACCGTCGCGCCGCTGCCATTAATGCTTCAATTTCATTCGCCGTTTTGACGACGCCAGCGGTCAGGTTCTCATTACCGTCTTCGGTAATCAGGAGGTCGTCTTCGATACGGATCCCGATCCCTCGATACGCTTCCGGCACGTCGGCGTCTGGCGCAATGTACAGGCCAGGCTCAGCCGTAATAACCATTCCCGGCTCAAGAATACGCGAACGATCCTGTTGATATTCCCCGACATCATGCACATCCAGACCCAGCCAATGGCTTAAGCCGTGCATAAAGAACGGACGATGCGCGTTATCCGCAATCAGTTGATCAACTTCACCCTGCAAAATACCCAGTCTTACCAGACCGGTGATCATAATTCGCACCACTTCACCGGTAACTTCCTGGATGGAAGTTCCAGGACGATACAGACGCAAGCAGGCGTCAAGCGATTCCAGTACGATGTCATAAATTTCGCGCTGCGCCGGAGAGAATTTGCCATTCACCGGGAATGTACGCGTGATGTCACCCGCGTAGCCTTTGTATTCACAACCTGCATCGATGAGTACCAAATCGCCATCGCGCATCTCACATTCATTTTCGGTGTAATGGAGAATGCAGCCGTTTTCCCCGCTACCCACAATGGTGTTGTACGACGGGTAACGCGCGCCGTGACGATTAAATTCGTGATGAATTTCACCTTCAAGTTGGTATTCAAACATGCCAGGGCGGCATTTTTCCATGGCTCGGGTATGCGCCAGCGCGGTGATCTCTCCGGCGCGTCGCATCACCGCAATTTCCTCCGGTGACTTAATCAGACGCATTTCATGGACCATCGGTCGCCAGTCGGTCATGGTTGAAGGAGATTTCAGATTCTGACGTGAGCCTTTGCGCAGTTTTTCCAGCGCGGTAAAGACAATTTCATCCGCATAGGCATATTCGCCTTGCGCGTGGTACACCACATCAAGCCCGTTAAGTAACTGGAACAGCTGCTGATTGATTTCGCTGAAGGCCAGCGCACGATCGACGCCCAGTTTTTCCGGTGCGGCGTCTTGTCCAAGACGACGGCCAAACCAGATCTCAGCAGTCAAATCGCGAACACGGTTGAATAAGACACTGTGGTTGTGGGTGTCGTTACTTTTAATCAACACCAGCACGGCTTCCGGTTCGTTAAAACCGGTGAAGTACCAGAAATCACTGTTCTGGCGATAGGGATATTCGCTATCCGCGCTGCGGGTAACTTCAGGCGCGGCGAAAATAAGCGCGGCGCTGCCAGGCTGCATTTGCGTAAGCAGTGCCTGGCGACGACGTTGATATTCCTGCGGTGTCATGACGCGGCCTCCATTAGCGTTTTATTTTTAGTGTAGGGTTGGTTTACGCACTTCAGGCGCTGTCGGCTGCTGATGAGTAAACGTGTCGTGACACAATAGCGCAGCAACGCGAACATATTCGATGATTTCTTCGAGCGACATCTCCAGCTCTTCCTGATCTTCATCTTCGTCGTAGCCAAGCTGTGCGATGTTACGCAGATCGTCGATAGCTTCGCCGGTTTCACCGGTGACTTTATCGAGCTTAGGTTGGGAGACGCCAAGTCCCAGCAGGAAATGGTTAACCCAACCCGCCAGCGCGTCCGCGCGGTCAAAGACGCTGACATCATCGCCTTCTGGCAGATAAAGCTGAAAAAGGAAACCGTCATCCTCCAGCGCGTCGCTGGTGGCAGAATGCATTTTACGCAGCGCCTGTGCCAGCTCGTGGCCGAATGCCAGCCCTTCATTCGTCAGGTCATGAAGCAGCGGCTGCCAGGAGCTGTCATTGTTGCCACCGCAAATCATCCCGCTGATCAAACCGTGCATTTCCGCCGGGGTCAACCCGGTACCTTGTTGGTTCAAATACTGGTTCATTTCGTTGTAACCAGGCATTTCGTTCTGTATAGACATACGCATTCGTCATCAATGGGAGGATATTCATGATATGCTACCACTTTGGACCCTGGTGGACCAGAAAAGGGCTTGTATCTTGATACCAGGGTAGCTATAGTGTCGCCCCTTCGCGGACCATGAGTCTGGTAGCGAAGGTAGCGCAGTCAATCAGCAGGAAGGTGGCATGTCTGCACAACCCGTCGATATCCAAATTTTTGGCCGTTCACTTCGCGTGAATTGCCCGCCTGAACAGAAGGATGCCCTGAATCAGGCTGCGGACGATCTGAATCAGCGGTTGCAAGATCTGAAAGTTCGCACTAGAGTCACAAATACTGAGCAGTTGGTATTCATTGCCGCATTGAACATCAGCTATGAATTAACTCAGGAAAAAGCGAAGACCCGCGAGTATGCGGCGAGCATGGAACAACGTATTCGGATGCTCCAACAGACCATTGAACAGGCGTTGCTTGATCAGGGTCGTATAACCGAAAAACCGCACCAAAATTTTGAATAACACTTTTCGGTTTACTATGGTAGAGTGACCGTGAAGACAAAAAATTCTCTGAGATGTTTGCAAGCGGGCCAGTCCCCTGAGCCGATATTTCATACCACAAGAATGTGGCGATCCATGGTTGGTGAGCATGCTCGGTCCGTCCGAGAAGCCTTAAAACTGTGACGACGCATTCACCTTGAACCAAGGGTTCAAGGGTTACAGCCTGCGGCGGCATCTCGGAGATTCTCCTTCTACCTGGCGACAGCCATGACTCAACTTTCTGAACTCCCTTTATCCCGACAAGACATTCGCCAGATGATCCGGCAACGTCGTCGTGCGCTCATGCCTTCTCAGCAAATCGAATTTGGTCAACATGCCGCAACACGCATGCTCGCTTATCCTCCCGTGGTAATGGCGCATACGGTCGCCGCGTTTCTGTCGTTTGATGGCGAGCTGGATACGCAACCGCTGATCGAGCAACTCTGGCGCGCAGGTAAGCGCGTGTATCTCCCGGTTTTGCATCCCTTCAGCCCCGGCAATTTACTATTTCTGCATTATCACCCTCGAAGCGAACTGGTACTCAACCGCCTGAAAATTCAGGAACCGAGGCTGGATGTGCGCGATGTGTTGCCGCTTTCAGAACTGGATGTGCTAATCACTCCGCTGGTAGCGTTCGATGAATACGGTCAGCGTTTAGGCATGGGCGGTGGATTTTACGATCGTACATTGCAGAACTGGCAGCAGCACGGCCTGACACCGGTGGGATATGCCCATGACTGTCAGCGCGTTGAGAAGCTGCCGGTAGAGGAATGGGATATTCCGCTGCCCGCAGTGGTCACGCCGTCAAAGGTGTGGGAGTGGTGAAACAAAGCCGGGTGGCGACTACGCCTTACCCGGCCTACGGTTCGCAGGATTTGTAGGCCCGGTAAGCGTAGCGCCACCGGGCAATCATGCAGATTAGTACAGCAGACGCGCGCGAATGGTGCCCGGAATGGCCTTCATCGCCTGTAGCGCTTTTTCTGCTACATCTTCGTCCGCTTCAATATCGATAACCACATAGCCCATCTGTGCCGACGTTTGCAGGTACTGTGCGGCAATGTTGACGCTCTGCTCAGCGAAAATCTGGTTCAACGCGGTCAGAACGCCCGGACGGTTTTCGTGGATATGCATCAAACGACGACCACCGTGCAGCGGCAGTGAAACTTCCGGGAAGTTAACCGCAGACAGCGTTGAACCGTTGTCGGAATACTTCACCAGTTTGCCTGCCACTTCCAGTCCGATGTTTTCCTGCGCTTCTTGGGTAGACCCTCCGATATGCGGCGTCAGGATCACGTTATCAAACTCACACAGCGGCGAAGTGAACGGATCGCTGTTGGTGGCTGGTTCGGTCGGGAATACGTCAATCGCCGCACCGGCTAAATGTTTACTCGCCAGTGCATCACACAGCGCGGGAATATCAACCACCGTGCCGCGAGCGGCGTTGATCAGCAGCGCTCCCGGTTTCATCAGGGAAATCTCTTTCGCGCCCATCATGTTTTTCGTCGAGGCATTTTCAGGAACGTGCAGGCTGACCACGTCGCTCATGTTGAGCAGGTCAGAAAGATGCTGAACCTGAGTGGCGTTCCCCAGCGGCAATTTGTTTTCGATATCGTAAAAATATACGTGCATCCCCAGGGATTCCGCCAGAATACCCAGCTGAGTACCGATATGACCGTAACCGATAATCCCCAGTTTTTTGCCACGCGCTTCATACGAGCCCGCCGCCAGTTTATTCCACACGCCACGGTGCGCTTTGGCGTTCGCTTCAGGGATGCCGCGCAGCAACAGCAGCAGTTCGCCAATCACCAGTTCCGCTACAGAGCGCGTATTGGAGAACGGGGCGTTAAAGACAGGAATACCGCGTTTTGCCGCCGCCGTCAGATCGACCTGATTGGTGCCGATACAGAAACAACCCACCGCGACCAGTTTTTCTGCCGCGTTGATGATCTCTTCAGTCAGATGAGTACGGGATCGCAGGCCAATGAAGTGGGCATCACGGATAGACTCTTTCAACTGTTCAGCGTCCAGTGCCCCTTTGTGAAATTCGATGTTGGTATAACCTGCTGCACGAAGGCTATCCAGCGCCTTTTGATGCACGCCTTCAACCAGCAGAAATTTAATCTTGTCTTTCTCCAGCGATACCTTTGCCATTTCCCAACCCTGTTTTTTTGCATTCAATGTTGTGTGTGTGGATCTGCATCCGCCATTCAACATATCAAAAAAAATTATTGCGGCAATATGAACGTTTGCGTCGCCATATTGAGGAATTATCATTCAATGGGAGTTTGTAGAGGAAAATGCTGGAGATAAGGAATTCAACGGCCAGATCTGCAGGGCAAGTTTCTAAACGTGACACATGTCACCAAATTTGCCCTGCGAAAAATTTTTAACAGGGGACAAACGCCCCTGCCCAATCATTTTACGATCGTTTTCACGCCGTCAGCGGTGCCGATTAACGCAACATCTGCGCCGCGGTTAGCAAACAGACCGACAGTGACCACGCCCGGAATGGCATTAATGGCATTTTCCATAGCGATAGGGTCAAGGATTTCCATGCCGTGAACATCGAGGATCACGTTACCGTTGTCGGTCACGACGCCCTGACGATATTCCGGACGACCGCCCAGTTTCACTAACTGGCGAGCGACCGCGCTCCGCGCCATTGGGATCACTTCTACCGGTAGCGGGAAGTTGCCGAGAATAGCCACTTCCTTAGAGGCATCAGCGATACAGATAAATTTCTTCGCCACCGAGGCGATAATTTTTTCACGGGTCAACGCCGCGCCGCCGCCTTTAATCATTTGCATGTGGCCGTTGATTTCATCGGCTCCGTCCACGTAAACGCCCAGGCTATCAACGTCGTTAAGATCAAACACAGGAATGCCGAGGCTTTTAAGTTTTTCGGTGGAAGCATCTGAGCTGGAAACGGCTCCTTCAATCTGGCCTTTCATGGTGCCCAGCGCATCAATAAAGTGTGCGGCGGTTGAACCTGTACCCACACCGACAATGGTGCCGGGTTGTACGTACTGAAGTGCCGCCCATCCTACTGCTTTTTTCAGTTCATCCTGCGTCATGATCGTATCGCCTGTAGAGAAAAAAATTCACGCGCATTATAGACCATTGCACGGAAAAATCTCCCCGCCCCGCTCGCATGCTGCGGATTTCATCTTTACCGAACCCAAATTTATGTCATAGTGCAGAACAAGCAAATTTCAGGAGTGCGTTATAGCAATGAAACGTCCGGACTACAGAACACTACAGGCACTGGATGCGGTCATACGTGAACGTGGGTTTGAGCGCGCAGCACAAAAGCTGTGCATTACCCAATCTGCGGTTTCACAACGCATTAAACAGCTTGAAAATATGTTCGGACAACCGTTGCTGGTGCGAACCGTTCCACCACGCCCTACCGAGCAGGGACAAAAGCTGCTGGCGCTGCTCCGTCAGGTAGAACTGCTGGAAGAGGAGTGGCTGGGCGATGAGCAAACCGGCTCCACGCCGCTGCTGCTGTCGCTGGCGGTCAACGCCGACAGTCTGGCAACCTGGCTGCTGCCCGCGCTCGCGCCGGTGCTGGCCGATTCCCCGATTCGTCTTAATTTACAGGTTGAAGATGAAACGCGCACCCAGGAACGCCTGCGTCGCGGTGAAGTGGTGGGCGCGGTGAGTATTCAACATCAGGCGTTGCCAAGCTGCCTGGTGGATAAGCTCGGCGCACTCGATTATCTGTTTGTCGGTTCGAAGCCCTTTGCCGAACGCTACTTCCCGAACGGCGTAACCCGTTCCGCGCTGCTGAAAGCGCCGGCGGTGGCGTTTGACCATCTGGATGATATGCACCAGGCCTTTCTGCAGCAGAACTTCGATCTGCCGCCGGGCAGCGTGCCGTGCCATATCGTTAACTCGTCGGAAGCCTTTGTGCAGTTGGCGAGACAAGGCACCACCTGCTGTATGATCCCGCATCTGCAAATCGAAAAAGAGCTGGCGAGCGGCGAACTCATCGACTTAACGCCAGGTCTTTTCCAGCGCCGGATGCTCTACTGGCACCGGTTTGCGCCGGAAAGCCGGATGATGCGCAACGTCACCGACGCACTGCTGGCCTACGGGCACAAGGTCCTGCGTCAGGACTGATCGCCCATCATCGCTTTTACCAGTTCGACGCAGCGCAGAAAGCGAGCGTCGTAATCGGACTCTTCGACATGCACGAAGTCAATGTTGTTTTCGTGCAGCATCTCCACCAGTAGCGTCTGAAACTCTTTGCGATCGACGGAGCTGCCCAGGCTTCTCATGCCGTCCGCCACCCACGGGGTATTGTTCTCCAGCAGGATCACCAGGTCAAAGCGGTATTCGTCAATCAGCGCCTGCACGAACGGGTGTTCACGCCCTTCATACTTTTTACAGAAGGCCTGGGTAGTCACAAAATCGGTGTCGATAAAGGCAACTTTATTAGCGTACTTCACTGCAAAATCAATGTATTGCGCATGACCAAGAGCGATTTTATCGTAGTCAGAATACTGAAGCGCCATCTCGTCACCGCCCAGGTGAGAAAAGACATAATCGCGGCCGTATTCCCAGGCACTGGTGGTGTTAAAGATATTTGCCAGCTTATTCACCAGCGTCGACTTACCGCTGGATTCGCCGCCTAACACCGCCACGGTACGAACGAAGAACGGTTTCACTTCAGTCGGGATATATTCCCAGTAGCGGAACGGATTTTCGCGGATCTGCGCACCGCTGATGTTCATAAAGGTACGTTTAGGATCGACGAGCACTGTCTCAATACCCAAATGCTCAAGATACTGCGGCGCATCCGCCTCTTCAGAGGTGTAGATCCAGTTCGGCTGAATCCCCTTCTCCTCCATAAAGGTTTTGATCCCATTACTCCAGACGTCCCAGCCGTGCGGATACGGCTCCATTCCCTCTTCATTGAAGGCATGGATGCGGATATTTTTCTGGTACTTAAACGTCTGGAGCAGCCAGCGCAATCGGTCCGGCACCGTCGGCTGTTGTGACATCGCACTGTCTTCAAACAGGGCGCGGTCACGGGTATCGTCATATCCCATAATGATATGCAGCTCGTCTACCTGGCTACAGGCGCGCTGGATCAGATAGATATGCCCGGTGTGTAGCGGATAGAACTTACCGAACACCACGCCAATGTTTTTCTGCTGACGGGGGAACTCAAGCCCGAGAAAACGGTGCAGCGCCTCCAGTTTTTGTGCGCTGGGGCTTTTAATTTTGGCGTTGAGAAGCTGGCTGAGATAGCCCTTGGTCATGCCGCTGGCGTCCGCCACCTGTTGCAGCGTGCAACCTTTTTGCTTAATGGCGGTTTTGAGATAGTCAAACGATGACACAAGAGCCTCCTGCTGGAAAAAATCGCGTAACACTGCCTGATGGCGCTTCGCTTATCAGGCCTACAGAGTGAAACAAATAATTACCCTATGGATTTCTGCTGGCAGTCACACTGCCTGATGGCGCTTCGCTTATCAGGCCTACCACAGCATCCTGTAGGCCGGATAAGACGCATCGCGTCGCCATCCGGCAAATTATACAACATCAGTACATACAGGGGATTATAAGTCGTCAAACACGCTTAACGCGTCGGAAAGTTTTTTCACGCCAAACACCTGCATCCCTTCCGGCGGTTTTTTCGGGACGTTCGCGGCGGGGACAATTGCCCGGCGAAAGCCGTGCTTCGCTGCTTCGGAGATACGTTCCTGGCCGCTAGGCACAGGACGGATCTCACCCGCCAGGCCCACTTCACCGAAGACCACTAAGTCCTGCGGCAGTGGCCTGTCGCGCAGGCTGGATACCATCGCCAGCAGCAGCGCGAGGTCGGCACTGGTTTCCGTTACCTTTACGCCACCCACCACGTTAACAAAGACGTCCTGGTCCGCCATTTGTAAGCCGCCGTGGCGGTGCAGCACCGCCAGCAGAATCGCCAGTCGGTTTTGCTCAAGGCCAACCGCCACGCGTCTGGGGTTCGCCATCATGGAGTGATCGAC from Citrobacter sp. RHB25-C09 harbors:
- the ubiH gene encoding 2-octaprenyl-6-methoxyphenyl hydroxylase translates to MSVIIVGGGMVGATLALAISRLSQGTLPVHLIEAANPEADSHPGFDARAIALAAGTCQQLARIGLWQTIADCATAIKTVHVSDRGHAGFVTLDADDYRLPALGQVVELHDVGLRLFALLRKAPGVTLHCPDRVANVARTEEQVSVTLESGLTINGRVMVAADGTRSALATACGVDWQQEPYDQLAVIANVTTSVPHGGRAFERFTQHGPLAMLPMTEGRCSLVWCHPLEQRDEILAWSDERFCHELQSAFGWRLGRITQAGKRSVYPLSLTTAAKAFSHRTVLVGNAAQTLHPIAGQGFNLGLRDVMSLAETVVQAHQSGEDPGDYKILSAYQTRRQPDREATVGITDSLVHLFANRWAPLVVGRNVGLMAMELTPPARDALAKRTLGWVAR
- the rpiA gene encoding ribose-5-phosphate isomerase RpiA; translated protein: MTQDELKKAVGWAALQYVQPGTIVGVGTGSTAAHFIDALGTMKGQIEGAVSSSDASTEKLKSLGIPVFDLNDVDSLGVYVDGADEINGHMQMIKGGGAALTREKIIASVAKKFICIADASKEVAILGNFPLPVEVIPMARSAVARQLVKLGGRPEYRQGVVTDNGNVILDVHGMEILDPIAMENAINAIPGVVTVGLFANRGADVALIGTADGVKTIVK
- the zapA gene encoding cell division protein ZapA; this encodes MSAQPVDIQIFGRSLRVNCPPEQKDALNQAADDLNQRLQDLKVRTRVTNTEQLVFIAALNISYELTQEKAKTREYAASMEQRIRMLQQTIEQALLDQGRITEKPHQNFE
- the ubiI gene encoding FAD-dependent 2-octaprenylphenol hydroxylase, coding for MQSVDVAIVGGGMVGLAVACGLQGSGLRVAVLEQREPQPLAADAAPALRVSAINAASEKLLSRLGVWSDIVSRRASCYHGMEVWDQDSFGRIEFDDKSMGYSHLGHIVENTVIHYTLWQKAQQSADITLMAPAELQQVAWGENETFLTLKDGSMLTARLVIGADGANSWLRNKADIPLTYWDYGHHALVATIRTQEAHGAVARQAFHGEGILAFLPLSDPHLCSIVWSLSPEEAARMQQADEEEFNQALTIAFDNRLGLCRVESERQVFPLTGRYARQFAAHRLALVGDAAHTIHPLAGQGVNLGFMDAAELIDELKRLHRQGKDIGQYLYLRRYERSRKHSAAMMLAGMQGFRELFVGTNPAKKLLRDIGLKLADTLPGVKPQLIRQAMGLNDLPEWLR
- the nadR gene encoding multifunctional transcriptional regulator/nicotinamide-nucleotide adenylyltransferase/ribosylnicotinamide kinase NadR, translated to MSSFDYLKTAIKQKGCTLQQVADASGMTKGYLSQLLNAKIKSPSAQKLEALHRFLGLEFPRQQKNIGVVFGKFYPLHTGHIYLIQRACSQVDELHIIMGYDDTRDRALFEDSAMSQQPTVPDRLRWLLQTFKYQKNIRIHAFNEEGMEPYPHGWDVWSNGIKTFMEEKGIQPNWIYTSEEADAPQYLEHLGIETVLVDPKRTFMNISGAQIRENPFRYWEYIPTEVKPFFVRTVAVLGGESSGKSTLVNKLANIFNTTSAWEYGRDYVFSHLGGDEMALQYSDYDKIALGHAQYIDFAVKYANKVAFIDTDFVTTQAFCKKYEGREHPFVQALIDEYRFDLVILLENNTPWVADGMRSLGSSVDRKEFQTLLVEMLHENNIDFVHVEESDYDARFLRCVELVKAMMGDQS
- a CDS encoding 5-formyltetrahydrofolate cyclo-ligase, giving the protein MTQLSELPLSRQDIRQMIRQRRRALMPSQQIEFGQHAATRMLAYPPVVMAHTVAAFLSFDGELDTQPLIEQLWRAGKRVYLPVLHPFSPGNLLFLHYHPRSELVLNRLKIQEPRLDVRDVLPLSELDVLITPLVAFDEYGQRLGMGGGFYDRTLQNWQQHGLTPVGYAHDCQRVEKLPVEEWDIPLPAVVTPSKVWEW
- the serA gene encoding phosphoglycerate dehydrogenase, producing the protein MAKVSLEKDKIKFLLVEGVHQKALDSLRAAGYTNIEFHKGALDAEQLKESIRDAHFIGLRSRTHLTEEIINAAEKLVAVGCFCIGTNQVDLTAAAKRGIPVFNAPFSNTRSVAELVIGELLLLLRGIPEANAKAHRGVWNKLAAGSYEARGKKLGIIGYGHIGTQLGILAESLGMHVYFYDIENKLPLGNATQVQHLSDLLNMSDVVSLHVPENASTKNMMGAKEISLMKPGALLINAARGTVVDIPALCDALASKHLAGAAIDVFPTEPATNSDPFTSPLCEFDNVILTPHIGGSTQEAQENIGLEVAGKLVKYSDNGSTLSAVNFPEVSLPLHGGRRLMHIHENRPGVLTALNQIFAEQSVNIAAQYLQTSAQMGYVVIDIEADEDVAEKALQAMKAIPGTIRARLLY
- the pepP gene encoding Xaa-Pro aminopeptidase, which translates into the protein MTPQEYQRRRQALLTQMQPGSAALIFAAPEVTRSADSEYPYRQNSDFWYFTGFNEPEAVLVLIKSNDTHNHSVLFNRVRDLTAEIWFGRRLGQDAAPEKLGVDRALAFSEINQQLFQLLNGLDVVYHAQGEYAYADEIVFTALEKLRKGSRQNLKSPSTMTDWRPMVHEMRLIKSPEEIAVMRRAGEITALAHTRAMEKCRPGMFEYQLEGEIHHEFNRHGARYPSYNTIVGSGENGCILHYTENECEMRDGDLVLIDAGCEYKGYAGDITRTFPVNGKFSPAQREIYDIVLESLDACLRLYRPGTSIQEVTGEVVRIMITGLVRLGILQGEVDQLIADNAHRPFFMHGLSHWLGLDVHDVGEYQQDRSRILEPGMVITAEPGLYIAPDADVPEAYRGIGIRIEDDLLITEDGNENLTAGVVKTANEIEALMAAARRS
- the ygfB gene encoding UPF0149 family protein YgfB, with translation MSIQNEMPGYNEMNQYLNQQGTGLTPAEMHGLISGMICGGNNDSSWQPLLHDLTNEGLAFGHELAQALRKMHSATSDALEDDGFLFQLYLPEGDDVSVFDRADALAGWVNHFLLGLGVSQPKLDKVTGETGEAIDDLRNIAQLGYDEDEDQEELEMSLEEIIEYVRVAALLCHDTFTHQQPTAPEVRKPTLH
- the argP gene encoding DNA-binding transcriptional regulator ArgP; the encoded protein is MKRPDYRTLQALDAVIRERGFERAAQKLCITQSAVSQRIKQLENMFGQPLLVRTVPPRPTEQGQKLLALLRQVELLEEEWLGDEQTGSTPLLLSLAVNADSLATWLLPALAPVLADSPIRLNLQVEDETRTQERLRRGEVVGAVSIQHQALPSCLVDKLGALDYLFVGSKPFAERYFPNGVTRSALLKAPAVAFDHLDDMHQAFLQQNFDLPPGSVPCHIVNSSEAFVQLARQGTTCCMIPHLQIEKELASGELIDLTPGLFQRRMLYWHRFAPESRMMRNVTDALLAYGHKVLRQD